The Actinocorallia herbida DNA window GTAGTCGGCGTGGCTGACGGCCTTGCGCACGAGTGCCCGGGAATTGCCCAGCGCGAACGCGCGTGAGCGCCGGACGACCGCGGACAGATGGTTTTCGGACAGCCCTCTTTCGTGCAGATACCGCTGTGCGGCGAGCGCGAACTGGTGGACCGGGCCGGCCATTCCGTAGGGGTGCGTGAACTGTTCCTCCGCGCCCTCGCCCAGTTTCAGGCCGAGGGCGTTCATCCGCTTGCCCGACCGTCCGTTGAGCGCCCGGTAGACCAGCACCGACCTGGCGATTCCGGACGCGACGAGCTGGGCCGCGTCGCCGAGGACAGAGGCGCACTGGGTGCCTCCGCCGTAGAGCTCGTTGTGCCAGCCGATCTCGGAGATGCCCAGCTCACGGGCCACGTACAGGACCGGGGCCGAGTCGCCGAGGTGGTAGCTCAAGATCGCGTCGGGACGCTCGATCCCGGCGTCGGCGAGGGCCGCCCGGGAGGCGGTGAGCGCGAGCGCGAGCGGAGTCACTCCCGAACTGCGGGTAATTTCAGACATGCCGATTCCGGTCACCGCCGCCTTGTCCGAAAAGGACTGGCGCGCGGTCACGGGAGCCGGCCGGTGGCGAAAGCGGGAACGTGGACGCCGCCCGTGGCGGAAGGGGCGCGATCCATCCACCACGGGCGGCGGGCCCGGGTCCGGGAGAGCTCCGCGATCACCTGGAAGAACAGTCCCGAGGGCATGGCAGCACGCTAACGCGAAAGTCGTTCAAGGGCAAGCGCTTGCTTGGGTGAATCACGGCCGACCGTGCGATGAAACGAAAAGTAACGTTTACATATCGGACACTTGACGTCACCGGTACTGTGCGGCTGTGATGCGTGGGAGCGCTCCCACAGACCACCACCCCCATCCCCACCCCGGGAGGAACACCCCCATGAAGTTCAGCCGTAAAACCGCCGCGTTCGCGGCAGTGCTCGCCGGAGTCCTGGTCGCCGGTACCGCCTGTGGCGGGTCGGACGACGAGAACGCCTCCGGCGGCGACATCACGCTGACCGTCGACACCTTCGGCGCCTTCGGCTACGAAGAGCTGTTCACGCAGTACGAGGCCGCGCACCCCGGCATCAAGATCGAGCACCGCAACGAGAAGGAGCACGAGAAGGTCTACGTGCCCAAGCTCCTGCAGTACCTCGAGACCGGCAGCGGCGCGGGCGACGTCGTCGCGCTGGAGGAGGGCGTCCTCACCAGCCTCCGCGGCCAGGCCGACAAGTTCATCGACTTCAACGGCTACGGCGGCGCCGAGCTCGAGGCGAACTTCATCAAGTGGAAGTACGACCTGGGCAAGAGCCTCGACGGCAAGAGCCTGATGGCGCTCGGCACCGACGTCGGCGGCCTGGCGATGTGCTACCGCACCGACCTGTTCGAGAAGGCCGGCCTGCCGACCGAGCGTGACGAGGTCAGCAAGCTGTGGCCGACCTGGGCCGACTACAGCGCCACCGGCGCGAAGTTCCAGGACAAGGTCGCCGACACCAAGTTCGTCGACGGCCCGGCCGCGCTGTACAACGCGATCCTGTCGCAGGAGGCGCCGAAGAACGGCAACTACACCTACTTCGACAACGCCGGCGCCTACGTCGCGGACAAGAACCCGGCCGTCAAGACCGCGTTCGACACCGTGAACGGCCTCAAGGACCTGTCCGCGGGCCTCAAGGCGTTCACCCCCGAGTGGCAGACCGGCTTCAAGAAGGACTCCTTCGCCACCATGGCCTGCCCGGCCTGGATGCTCGGCGTCATCAAGGAGAACTCCGGCGACGCCTACGCCGGCAAGTGGGACGTCGCGTCGGTGCCCGGCGGCGGCGGCAACTGGGGCGGCTCCTACCTCGCGGTGCCCAAGCAGTCCGAGCACCCGAAGGAGGCCGCTGAGCTGGCCGAGTTCCTGACCAGCCCCGAGTCGCAGATCGCCGCGTTCAAGGCCGTCAACGCCCTGCCGACCTCCCCGCAGGCCCTCGCCGACCCGCAGGTCGCCGACGCCAAGAACGACTACTTCAACGACGCCCCGGTCGGCAAGATCTTCGCCGCGGGCGCCAGCACCCTCCAGCCGGTCCAGCTCGGGGTCGAGAACGTCTCGGTCCGGACCGTCTTCGAGGACATCCTGATCGCCATCGGCCAGGGCCAGCTCTCCGCTGGCGAGGGCTGGACGAAGGCGATCGAGGACGGCCGGAAGAAGTCTGAGTAACACTCCCGGCCCCAGAGAGACGGCGTCGCCCCCACTCCCCTTGACGCGGGGCGGCGCCGTTTCTCATGTCCGCGAAAGGCATCCCGATGAAGCAGAACCGGCCCCTAGCCCGGGCCGCCACCTGGTTCGACCTCAAGGCCGCACCGTATTTCCTGGTCTCCCCGTACTTCATTCTCTTCGCCATCTTCGGTCTCTTCCCGCTCGGCTTCACCGTCTGGGTGTCCCTGCACGACTGGGAGCTCGCCGGAGACCGGGAGTGGATCGGACTTCAGAACTACACGGATCTCGTCCTAGACCCGGACTTCTGGAACTCGGTCGTCAATACGCTCGGCATGTTCGTCATGGCGACCGTCCCGCAGCTGCTGCTGGCCCTGATGCTGGCCAACGCGCTGAACAAGAGGATGCGGTTCCGGCTGCTGTTCCGGCTCGGCGTCCTCGTGCCGATGGTGACCTCGATCGTCGCCGTGGCGGTGGTCTTCGGCCAGCTCTTCGCCCGTGACTACGGCGCCTTCAACTGGCTGCTCGGCACGGACGGCCTCGACTGGAAAGCCGAGAAGCTGACGTCGTGGACCGCCATCTCGGTGATGGTCGACTGGCGCTGGGCCGGCTACAACGCGCTGATCTACCTCGCCGCGATGCAGGCCATCCCGCGCGACCTCTATGAGGCCGCGTCGATCGACGGCGCCTCCTCGCGCCGGCAGTTCTGGCAGATCACGATCCCGATGCTCAAGCCCGCGATCATCTTCACGACGCTCACCTCGACGATCGGCGGACTGTCGCTGTTCACCGAGCCCGTCATGTTCGCGCAGGGCGACGTCGGCGGCGGCTCGCTCGGCCAGTTCCAGACGATCGCCATGTACATGTACGAGATGGCGTTCCGGGAGCGCGAGTACGGCTACGCGTCGGCGGTGGCCTGGATGCTGTTCCTCCTCATCGTCCTGGTCTCGCTCGTCAGCTTCCTGTTCACCCGCCGGATCGGGGGCACCAAGTGAAAGACAACCTCCCCAAGGCGACGGTGCTCACGCGGATCGCGCTCGGCTTCGCGCTGATCCTGTCGGCGTTCCCGATCTACTGGATGTTCATCATCGCCACCCGCGGCAACGACGTCGTCGGCCAGGTGCCGCCGCCGCTGCTGCCGGGCGGCAACCTGGGCGAGAACCTCGAGCGCCTGTGGGACATGCGGGACGCCAACTTCGTCCTCGGCCTCACCAACTCCGCGATCATCGCCACCACGGTGACGGTGTCGGTGGTCGTGCTCAGCAGCCTCGCCGGGTTCGCCTTCGCGAAGCTGCGGTTCAAGGGCCGCGACGGGCTGCTCGTCACCGTCCTGCTGACGATGGCGGTGCCGCTCCAGCAGATGGGCATCATCCCGCTCTACATCATGATGGTGAAGCTCGGCTGGACCGACCAGTTGCAGGCCGTCATCCTGCCGTTCCTGGTCAACGCGTTCGGTGTCTTCTTCATGCGGCAGTACGCCGAGCAGGCGATCCCGGACGAGCTGATCGAGGCCGCGCGCGTCGATGGCTGCTCGACCCTGCGGATCTACTGGAGCATCGTGCTCCCGGCGCTGCGCCCGGCCATCGCGGTCCTCGGCCTGCTCACCTTCATGCAGACCTGGAACGAGTTCATCTGGCCGATGGCCGTGCTCACCCAGTCGAACCCGACGGTCCAGCTGTCCCTGTCCAACCTGAACGGCGCGCACTTCCAGGACTACACGCTGGTGTTCACCGGCACCGCCCTGGCGACGCTGCCGCTGATCGTCATCTTCATTCTGTTCGGCCGCCAGATCGTCGGCGGCATCATGGAAGGGGCCGTCAAGTAATGGCTACTCGGGGGTTCCCTGAAGGTTTCGCCTGGGGCGCGGCCACCGCCTCGTACCAGATCGAGGGCTCCGTGACGGCCGACGGCCGCGGCGCCTCCATCTGGGACACGTTCGCGCACACGCCCGGCAAGGTCCTGAACGGGGAGAACGGCGACGTCGCGGTCGACCATTACGCCCGCTACGCCGAAGACGTGGCCCTCATGGGGTCGCTCGGGCTGAACGCCTACCGCTTCTCCCTGTCGTGGCCGCGGATCCAGCCCGGCGGCCGCGGGGTGAACGGCGCGGGCCTCGACTTCTACAAGAGGCTCGTGGACGAACTGCTGGAGCAGGGCATCACGCCGTACGCCACGCTCTACCACTGGGACCTGCCTCAGGAGCTCCAGGACGCGGGCGGCTGGCCCGAGCGCGACACCGCCTACCGGTTCGCCGAGTACGCGCAGGTCGCGCACGAGGCGCTGTCGGACCGGGTGAAGCACTGGATGACGGTCAACGAGCCGTGGTGCGCGGCCTTCCTGGGCTACGGCTCGGGCGACCACGCCCCGGGCCTGCGCTCCTCGGCGCAGGCCGTGCGGGCGGCGCACCACCTGCTGCTCGCGCACGGGCTCGCCGCGCCGCTGCTCAAGGCGAACGACTGCCTTGTCGGCGCCGCGCCGAACCTCTACGCGGTGACGCCGGTCTCGGACTCCGAGGCCGACCTCGACGCGGCCCGCCGGATCGACGGCCTCCAGAACCGCTTCTTCCTGGACGCGCTCCTGCGCGGGTCCTACCCGGAGGACGTGGTCGCGGACCTCGAGCCGTTCGGCTTCGCGGACGTGGTGCAGCCCGGAGACCTCGACCTCATCGGGGGCAAGGTCGATTTCCTCGGGATCAACTACTACTCGCGGCACACCGTCTCGGCCGACCCCGACGCCGCGGGCATGGTGGCCACGTCCCCGTTCGCCTCGGCCTCTCCGTGGCCGGGCGCGGAGAGCGTCGCGTTCGTCAACGCGGGCCGTCCGGTGACCGACATGGGCTGGGAGGTGGACCCGGGGGGTCTGCACGAGATCCTCACCCGGGTCGCCAAGGAGTACCCGTCGGTGCCGCTCTACATCACCGAGAACGGCGCCGCCTACGTCGACACCGTCGCAGACGGCGGGGTGGACGACCAGGAACGGCTCGACTACATCGAGGCGCACCTCGCGGCGTGCCACGACGCCATCGCCGACGGCGTCCCGCTGAAGGGCTACTTCGCGTGGTCCTTCCTGGACAACTTCGAGTGGGGCTGGGGTTACGGCAAGAGGTTCGGTCTGGTCTACGTGGACTACGAGACCCAGGTCCGCATCCCGAAGTCGAGCGCGCACTGGTACGGCCGGGTGGCCCGGCACAATGGTCTGTCGTGAACAACCAGCGTCCCACTCTGGAGGCGGTCGCCGCGCGGGCCGGTGTCGGGCGCGGCACCGTCTCCAGGGTCGTCAACGGCTCTCCCAAGGTCAGTCCGCAGGCGCGTGAGGCGGTCCTCAAGGCGATCGAGGAACTGGGCTATGTGCCCAACCCGGCCGCCAGGACCCTCGTCACCCGTCGGACCGACACCGTCGCCCTCGTGGTGTCGGAGTCGGAGGAGCGGATCTGGGGGGAGCCGTTCTTCGCCGGGATCATCCGGGGGATCAGCGGCGGCCTCGCCGAGACCGAGTTCCAGCTCCTGCTGGCGATGTCGCAGTCCGAGGCCGACCGCGAGCGGCTGACCCGCTATCTGACGGGCCAGCACGTCGACGGCGCGCTGCTGCTGTCGCTGCACGGCGACGACCCGCTGCCCAGGCATCTGGAGGAGCGGGGCCTGCCGACGGTCAGGGCGGGCACGGCTCCGGGGGAGACCCCCGTGGCCTATGTGGACGCCGACAACGTGGGCGGGGCCCGCCTCGCCGTGGAGCACCTCCTCGGCCGGGGCAGGTCCCGGATCGTCACCATCGCCGGCCCCCAGGACATGGGGGTGGGCGTGGACCGTCTGACGGGCTACCGCGAGACGGTCCGGGGCGAGGGCCATGTCGCCTACGGGGACTTCTCCGAGGAGAGCGGCGCGGCCGCCATGCTGGACCTGCTGGCGCGGGTCCCGGACCTCGACGCGGTGTACGCGGCCTCGGATCCGATGGCGATCGGCGCGATGCGGGAGCTGCGCAGGGCGGGCCGCTCGGTGCCCGAGGACGTGGCGGTCGTCGGGTTCGACGACTCGGCCTCGGCCCGGTCGACGGTGCCTCCGCTCACATCGGTGCACCAACCGGTGGAGGAGATGGGCCGGGCGATGGCGGAACTGCTGCTGGCCCGGATCCAGGGCCGGGAGATCCCGACATCCGCGGTGATACTCGACACCTACCTGGTGGTACGGGAGTCCAGCTGAGCGGGTTTACCGGTATTTCCCACTTGACATAGCGGTTTTACCTTTTAGTAAAACTTCATTGCGTTCTTCTTGGGTTTGCGGGAGTTTGCGCCTATCCTCGCGTGGCATGTTCCAAGAATCCTCCGCCTCTCGTGCAACCTTCGGTCAAGCTCATGTGTCCGGACATGTGAGTGAGCCGCGGCGGCCCGTTTTCGTCGGGGGATGCCCGCGGTCCGGGACCACCCTGTTGCGCAGCATGCTGAACAGCCACCCCGAGCTGGCCATCCCGCACGAGACCTACTTCGTGGTGCCGGCCTGGCGTCGCCGTGACGCGTTCGGCGACCTGACCGAGGAGGCCGAGCGCCGCGCGGTCGCCCGCTGGATCGTGGAGACCCCCAAGACCCGCTATCCCAGGCTCGCGCTGACCGAGGACGAGCTGTCGGACGCGCTCGCCGCCGCTCCGCCGACCATCGGCTCCCTCATGGCCGCCGCCTTCGCCGCGTCCGCCGCCAAGCAGGACAAGCCGCGCTGGGGCGACAAGCGCCCGTCGTACATCACCAACATGAACGCGGTCTTCGGGCTCTTCCCCAACGCCCAGTTCGTCAACATCATCCGTGACCCGCGCGGCGCGATCTCCTCGATGAAGCGGATCGGCTGGAGCTGGGGCGGCCTCCCGTCCGCCACCGAGATGTGGACGCGCTCGATCGAGTCCGGCGACACCTGGCGCCGCCGCCTCGGCCCCGACCAGTTCATGAACGTCTACTACGAGGACCTGGTGACGTCCCCCGAGGCCGTCGTCGCCCAGCTCGTCGCCTTCCTCGGACTCGACCCCGCGGGCGTCGAGGCGATGCTGCACCACCACGAGGCGAAGGACATCCCCACCGGAACCCCCTTCACCGAGGTCGCCAAGCCGGTCAACACCGACGCGATGCGCACCTGGGAGAAGGAGCTGACCGCCGAGGACCTGGCGTTCATCGACCATGTCGCGGGCCCGATCATGGCCCGGCACGGCTACGAGCCCGCCGCCCCCGTCGGCGCCGCCCCGGACGCCGAGAAGCTCCGCAAACTCCGCAAGATCCGCAGCCGCCGCACCGGCGAGATCCGCAAGCGCCAGGCCGTGGAACTCAAGCGCAAGTTCACCTACCGCCACCCCGCTGCCTCCCGCCTCCACCTGGACGACTGACCAACCCCTTGCTCTCTTCCCGGACCGGCGACCACCACCCCGTCGCCGGTCCACCCCGCCCCGCCCCGACCATCCCACCCCCATCACGACCACAGCGCTCGCACGTCGGCCGAAACCCACCCCGCCACCGCGCTGATCGCCCCAGCCGGCCCCACCCACAGCGCGAAGGCAGCACCCACGCCCCGCCCGGGTCCGGGCCTCACCGCGAGCGGAATCCGACGCAGCTCCCCGCCCCCGCCCCTCGCCCCGGCCGCACCCGCCCGCAGCGCCAACACGATGCCCGCGCCCGTTCGGATCCCGGTCCCACTCGCGCTGGCCGCACTCGTCCGTAGCGTCAACGCGATGCCCGCGCCCCATCCGGGCCTCAGGTGTCGCTCGTGCCGGCCGCACCCGCCCGTGGTGCGAACACGATGCCCGCGCCCGTTCGGATCCCGGTCCCACTCGCGCTGGCCGCACTCGTCCGCAGCGCCAACACGATGCCCGCGCCCGCCCCGCCCCCTGCCCCGGTCACACTCGCCCGCAGCGCCAACGCGATGCCCGCGCCCGTCCGGGGCCGGGTGTCGCTCGTGCCGGCCGCACCCGTTCACAGCGCGAACACAGCGTCTGCGCCCCGCCTCGGTCGCAGGTGCCGCTCGCGACACTCGTGCCAGTCGTACCCGTCCATGGTGCGAACACGATGCCCGGTGCCCGTCCGAGTCCCGGTGCCGCTCACGGGCACCCGCCCGTGGTGCGAACACGGCGCCTGCGCCCCGTCCGGTTCCGGGTGCCGCTCGCTCCGCTCGCGTCAGTCGTACCCGCGTGGTGCGAACGCGATGCCTACGCCCCGTCCGGGTTCCGGATGCCGCTCGTGCCGCTCGGTCGTACCCGCCTGCGGTGCGAACACGGTGCCCGCGTTCCGGTCAAGGCGCGGTCCCGACCGCGGTGTTCGCGGCAGTCGCACCCGTCCGCGGCGCAGAGGCAGCTGCTGAGAGCCGGTAGGATCCGCGTGCCCGCCTCCCTCCTCCCGCCTCGATCCGGACGACCGAGCCCGGCCCCTTTCGCGGACCGGTGTCCCCTCGACGTCACCGGCCCGAAACCGCACCCCACCGAGGTGGTCGCGGCAGCCCCGCCCGCGCGACCACGGCACGAACACGGCGCTCGCGTACCTGCCGGAGCCCGGCCCCCGCCACGGGGTTAGAGCCAGGCGCACCCGCCCGCGGCGCAGAGACACCGGGTGCGAGCCGGTAAGGACCTCCGGTCTGCCTGCCGCCTCCACCTGACGACTGAGCCTCGCCCCTTCCGAGGTTCGGCGACCCGTGGTCGTCGTCGGTCCGGAACCTGGACCCCGATCGAGCCGACCCCATCCGTCCGCAGGGCGACCACGGGGCTCGCGCGCCTGCCGGAACTCGGGTTCTGGCCACGGGGTGCAAGCCGGGCACACCCTTCTGCGGTGCGGAGGCGGGTTGCGCACCTGCCGGAATCCGGGCTTCGGCCACGGGTGCAAGCCGGGCGCACCCGCCCGCAGCGTGTGGCGGGGTCGCGCACCTGCGGAATCCGGGCCCGAACCCGGGGTTCGAGCCAGGCGCACCCGTTCGCGGGGCGCGCCGGTCGGGGGGCGGGATCTGATCGAGGTGATCGAGCCGGGCGCACCCGTCTGCGGTGCGGAGGCGGCGCTCGCGCGCTGGTCGGGGGGCTGGCGTCTGCGCGGGCGGAAGCTGACGCCGGGGCCGGTCCTTCGTCGCCGTGACCGCGGTGATCGTAGGGGGCACGTCGGTTCGCGGCGCGCGGGGGCGGCGGGCTTGTGCCGGTCGGAGGCCGGGGCTTCGGCATGGTCGTGGATTTCCTTTCTGGTGGGCGGTGCCTGACCGGCGGGAGCGCACCGTGCGGGAGGAGGTGATCTTGGCGAAGGGCTCCGGGTCGGCGGAGTCCGTCACCCCGTAGGCCTCGTTGGCGAGCCGGGGGCGGCGGGCCGCCGTGTTCGGCATTCCGTTCTGGTGCGCACCACCTGGTCAGTAGGGGCGGAGCTGGTAGGAGGAGACGATCTTGGCGAAGGATTCGATGTCGGCGGCGGCGCGGGTGTCGGCGGCCTCGGCGGAACCGGAGGCCTCGTCGGCGATCTGGGCGCGGCGCGCTGCCATGTTCCATACGGCCATCTCCTGGTTGGCCGTGACATAGTCGCGGAGGTCGTCCTCGTAGGCGGCGAAGGCCGCGGTGTGATCGCCCGCGGCGGCCTTGAGCTCTCCGGCCAGGACATAGGCGCCGACCATGGCCATGGTGGTGCCCTGCCCGGACAGAGGCGAGCCGCAGTACGCCGCGTCGCCCAGCAGCACGACCCGGCCGCGGGACCAGGAGTCCAGGTGGATCTGGGCCGCTGCGTCGAAGTGGAAGTCGGGCGCTTCCCGCATCAGCTCCAGCAGCCGTGGCAGATGCCAGCCGCCCCCGGCCAGCGCGCGGGCCACCAGCTCCTTCTGCGCCGGGACGTCGCGGTGGTCGTAGGAGAGCGGCGTCTCTGGGTCGAACATCAGGTAGACCCGCGCCTCGGTGTTGTCGCGGGCGCTCATCACCATCGCGCCGCCCAGACCGCCGCCGGGCAGCTGGTGCATGACCTGCCAGTGGTCGAGGCCGAGGAAGTTCGGGACCGTGCAGACCGCGGTGCAGGTGCCCAGGTCGCGGAGGAACCGCTCGGTCGGGCCGAAGGACAGGCGGCGGACGTTGGAGTGCAGCCCGTCGGCGCCGACCACGAGGTCGAAGGGGCGCCGCAGCCCGCTGTCGAAGGTGACCCGGACCTCGTCGGCGTCCTGATCCAGGGCGGCGATCGAGTCGTCGAAGAGGTACTCGATCTCTGCGCCGCCCGCCTCGACGAGCGCCAGGGCCAGGTCGTCGCGGAGGATCTCGAGGTCGGGGCTGCTGAGATCGCCGCCGCTCACCGTGCGCTCGGTGCTGCGGTACAGCTCGGCGCCGTCCGCGTCGACCACGGACATGCCGCGCATTCCGACGGCCTTGGCGCGCAACCTCTCCAGCACGCCCATCCGCGCGGCGACGTCCAGCGCGGGGCCGCGCACGTCGATCGCCTGGCCGCCGGGGCGGATGGAGGGCGCCCGCTCCACGACGGTCACGGCGCAGCCGTAGCGGTTCAGCCAGTAGGCCGCGGCGGGGCCGGCGACGCTCGCGCCGGAGATCAGGATCCGCAGGCCGCTCAGTTCGCTCATTCTCGGTTCCTCCTCGGGGAAACTGTGTCCGTCGGACACGGTGTACCATAGACACAGTTTGCCGCCGAGCGCAAGGAGGTATCGAGATGGCCGCCGATCTGACGGCGAACGCCCTGCTCTGGGAGCGGCGCACCCCGCCGAGCCGGGGGCCCAAGCCGACGTTGCGGCTCGACACGATCACCGAGGCGGGCATCGGCCTCGCCGACGCGGGCGGGCTCGCGGCGGTGACCATGCAGCGGGTCGCGGAACAGGTCGGCGTCACCAAGATGGCGCTGTACCGGTACGTTCCGGGCAAGGTCGAACTCGTCGCGCTGATGACCGACCAGGCGCTCGGCGCGCCCCCACCCCTCCCATCGGGGGGCTGGCGGGATCGGCTCGACACCTGGGCCCGGCACATGTACACGCGGTTCTCCGCCCACCCATGGACCCTGGAGGCGACCGTGGGGCCGCGCGCGATCGGCCCCAACGAACTCGACTGGATGGAGCAGGCCACCGCGGCCCTCACGGGCACCGGCCTGCCCGGCCCACAGATGCTCGACGTGGCGGCGACCCTCACCGGCCACGTCCGGATGGTCGCCCAGCAGGGCGCCGCCGCCCCGACCGGCGCCGTCGAACGCGAACTCGCCGCGACGATCAGCACCCTGCTGGCCGACCGTGCGGACCGCTACCCCGCCCTCACCAAGGCCCTCGCCGTCTCCGGCGGCCAGGACCAGGCCCTGGACTTCGGCCTACGCTGCATCCTCGACGGCGTCGCCTCCCGCATCACCTCCGGCTGACTGACCCCGGGCCAAGTCCCGTATCACCTCCGGCCTGCGATTCCGCGTCGGTGCCCTGGTCGCCCATGCGCGCAGCCCGGCCGGGCGGACGTGCCCTGCGGCGCTTTCGCGTGGTCGCGACCTGATCGAGTGAGCGCGGGTCGGTTGTGCGCTGTGGTTTTTCCGGGTGGTCGCGACCTGGTCGGGTGGGGTGCGGGTCGGCTGAGCGGCCGTTCCGCGGTGCTTCCGCGCGTCGCGACCCGACCGGGTGAGGACGGGGTCGGTGTGGCGTTGCGGGTGGGGGCTTGGGCCGGAGACGCGCGGGGGCCGCCCAGGTGGGCGTGTTCTGGGGGTGCGCGCGTGTGAGCCGGGTGCGGGTGGGGTCGGCTCGGACGGTGCGCCCCGAGGCCGGTTTCCGCCTGTCGGCGCCTTGGCCGGGTGGTGAGGGGGCGGATCGGCGGCCGCGTCCCCGGTGCGCGGCTCCGCGCGTCGGTGCCCTGGCCGGGAGAGCCCGGTCGGGTGAAGGCCGGGGTCGGCTTGGCGGTCGTGTCTCGGGTGGTTTC harbors:
- a CDS encoding thiolase C-terminal domain-containing protein; amino-acid sequence: MSEITRSSGVTPLALALTASRAALADAGIERPDAILSYHLGDSAPVLYVARELGISEIGWHNELYGGGTQCASVLGDAAQLVASGIARSVLVYRALNGRSGKRMNALGLKLGEGAEEQFTHPYGMAGPVHQFALAAQRYLHERGLSENHLSAVVRRSRAFALGNSRALVRKAVSHADYLAEPMIASPLRRADCCQETDAACALVVSAPRPGAPLIRAVVRGGGPGCSTMDRAEDVTRTFGHYLAGPLYDAAGMKPSDIGVGLLYDAYSWLVPRQLEDFGLLAREDLADGLEEALERVNPHGGLLSEGYVHGLNNTAEAVRQVRAGAGPALVTGFGGSYGSAAILVPA
- a CDS encoding ABC transporter substrate-binding protein, which encodes MKFSRKTAAFAAVLAGVLVAGTACGGSDDENASGGDITLTVDTFGAFGYEELFTQYEAAHPGIKIEHRNEKEHEKVYVPKLLQYLETGSGAGDVVALEEGVLTSLRGQADKFIDFNGYGGAELEANFIKWKYDLGKSLDGKSLMALGTDVGGLAMCYRTDLFEKAGLPTERDEVSKLWPTWADYSATGAKFQDKVADTKFVDGPAALYNAILSQEAPKNGNYTYFDNAGAYVADKNPAVKTAFDTVNGLKDLSAGLKAFTPEWQTGFKKDSFATMACPAWMLGVIKENSGDAYAGKWDVASVPGGGGNWGGSYLAVPKQSEHPKEAAELAEFLTSPESQIAAFKAVNALPTSPQALADPQVADAKNDYFNDAPVGKIFAAGASTLQPVQLGVENVSVRTVFEDILIAIGQGQLSAGEGWTKAIEDGRKKSE
- a CDS encoding carbohydrate ABC transporter permease yields the protein MKQNRPLARAATWFDLKAAPYFLVSPYFILFAIFGLFPLGFTVWVSLHDWELAGDREWIGLQNYTDLVLDPDFWNSVVNTLGMFVMATVPQLLLALMLANALNKRMRFRLLFRLGVLVPMVTSIVAVAVVFGQLFARDYGAFNWLLGTDGLDWKAEKLTSWTAISVMVDWRWAGYNALIYLAAMQAIPRDLYEAASIDGASSRRQFWQITIPMLKPAIIFTTLTSTIGGLSLFTEPVMFAQGDVGGGSLGQFQTIAMYMYEMAFREREYGYASAVAWMLFLLIVLVSLVSFLFTRRIGGTK
- a CDS encoding carbohydrate ABC transporter permease, coding for MKDNLPKATVLTRIALGFALILSAFPIYWMFIIATRGNDVVGQVPPPLLPGGNLGENLERLWDMRDANFVLGLTNSAIIATTVTVSVVVLSSLAGFAFAKLRFKGRDGLLVTVLLTMAVPLQQMGIIPLYIMMVKLGWTDQLQAVILPFLVNAFGVFFMRQYAEQAIPDELIEAARVDGCSTLRIYWSIVLPALRPAIAVLGLLTFMQTWNEFIWPMAVLTQSNPTVQLSLSNLNGAHFQDYTLVFTGTALATLPLIVIFILFGRQIVGGIMEGAVK
- a CDS encoding GH1 family beta-glucosidase, with the translated sequence MATRGFPEGFAWGAATASYQIEGSVTADGRGASIWDTFAHTPGKVLNGENGDVAVDHYARYAEDVALMGSLGLNAYRFSLSWPRIQPGGRGVNGAGLDFYKRLVDELLEQGITPYATLYHWDLPQELQDAGGWPERDTAYRFAEYAQVAHEALSDRVKHWMTVNEPWCAAFLGYGSGDHAPGLRSSAQAVRAAHHLLLAHGLAAPLLKANDCLVGAAPNLYAVTPVSDSEADLDAARRIDGLQNRFFLDALLRGSYPEDVVADLEPFGFADVVQPGDLDLIGGKVDFLGINYYSRHTVSADPDAAGMVATSPFASASPWPGAESVAFVNAGRPVTDMGWEVDPGGLHEILTRVAKEYPSVPLYITENGAAYVDTVADGGVDDQERLDYIEAHLAACHDAIADGVPLKGYFAWSFLDNFEWGWGYGKRFGLVYVDYETQVRIPKSSAHWYGRVARHNGLS
- a CDS encoding LacI family DNA-binding transcriptional regulator, yielding MNNQRPTLEAVAARAGVGRGTVSRVVNGSPKVSPQAREAVLKAIEELGYVPNPAARTLVTRRTDTVALVVSESEERIWGEPFFAGIIRGISGGLAETEFQLLLAMSQSEADRERLTRYLTGQHVDGALLLSLHGDDPLPRHLEERGLPTVRAGTAPGETPVAYVDADNVGGARLAVEHLLGRGRSRIVTIAGPQDMGVGVDRLTGYRETVRGEGHVAYGDFSEESGAAAMLDLLARVPDLDAVYAASDPMAIGAMRELRRAGRSVPEDVAVVGFDDSASARSTVPPLTSVHQPVEEMGRAMAELLLARIQGREIPTSAVILDTYLVVRESS
- a CDS encoding sulfotransferase family protein, which gives rise to MFQESSASRATFGQAHVSGHVSEPRRPVFVGGCPRSGTTLLRSMLNSHPELAIPHETYFVVPAWRRRDAFGDLTEEAERRAVARWIVETPKTRYPRLALTEDELSDALAAAPPTIGSLMAAAFAASAAKQDKPRWGDKRPSYITNMNAVFGLFPNAQFVNIIRDPRGAISSMKRIGWSWGGLPSATEMWTRSIESGDTWRRRLGPDQFMNVYYEDLVTSPEAVVAQLVAFLGLDPAGVEAMLHHHEAKDIPTGTPFTEVAKPVNTDAMRTWEKELTAEDLAFIDHVAGPIMARHGYEPAAPVGAAPDAEKLRKLRKIRSRRTGEIRKRQAVELKRKFTYRHPAASRLHLDD
- a CDS encoding FAD-dependent monooxygenase; the encoded protein is MSELSGLRILISGASVAGPAAAYWLNRYGCAVTVVERAPSIRPGGQAIDVRGPALDVAARMGVLERLRAKAVGMRGMSVVDADGAELYRSTERTVSGGDLSSPDLEILRDDLALALVEAGGAEIEYLFDDSIAALDQDADEVRVTFDSGLRRPFDLVVGADGLHSNVRRLSFGPTERFLRDLGTCTAVCTVPNFLGLDHWQVMHQLPGGGLGGAMVMSARDNTEARVYLMFDPETPLSYDHRDVPAQKELVARALAGGGWHLPRLLELMREAPDFHFDAAAQIHLDSWSRGRVVLLGDAAYCGSPLSGQGTTMAMVGAYVLAGELKAAAGDHTAAFAAYEDDLRDYVTANQEMAVWNMAARRAQIADEASGSAEAADTRAAADIESFAKIVSSYQLRPY
- a CDS encoding TetR/AcrR family transcriptional regulator: MAADLTANALLWERRTPPSRGPKPTLRLDTITEAGIGLADAGGLAAVTMQRVAEQVGVTKMALYRYVPGKVELVALMTDQALGAPPPLPSGGWRDRLDTWARHMYTRFSAHPWTLEATVGPRAIGPNELDWMEQATAALTGTGLPGPQMLDVAATLTGHVRMVAQQGAAAPTGAVERELAATISTLLADRADRYPALTKALAVSGGQDQALDFGLRCILDGVASRITSG